From a region of the Leptospira kmetyi serovar Malaysia str. Bejo-Iso9 genome:
- a CDS encoding Ppx/GppA phosphatase family protein → MVQEKPLAAIDLGTNSFHMIIVRVRTNGTFEAIAREKESVRLGNRLQEGGPIDPDSFRRGIDCLKRFKILAENAGAEIRAVATSALREASNQEEFLEAAYQEAGISIDVVSGYEEARLIYFGILQGIPVFDRKIMMIDIGGGSTEILVGHRGNILFSKSFKLGAIRLTEKYFKEETLSNSDIRKCRLYIEEMLLPFRKILRDLKPDLVVGSSGTIQSIAGMILAARGETEEIPLNNFSFVTSEFKKIRNLILEADTSKKRAKIPGLDAKRADIIVGGTLILEEIFDLANVPALTVSEFALREGIVYDAIRKWEHFENTEHSKHLDDIRQTAVHNFMRAFSRDEEYSQHVAELSLQIFDQLKPLHKLGQEQRELLEAASLLHEIGQSISHSAYHKHSYYMIRNSEMLVGFTFLEIEIIALTARYHRKNTPKPKHREFNKLAEKNRSLVLQLSAILRISSALNRNRGGLVSSVQCRIEKNRIQFALKTNKGYDPSLEIWAAEEQKEAFEETFGYSVAFTTAP, encoded by the coding sequence ATGGTTCAGGAAAAACCTCTCGCGGCCATAGACCTCGGCACCAATTCATTCCACATGATCATCGTTCGGGTTCGCACAAACGGAACCTTTGAAGCCATCGCTAGAGAAAAAGAATCCGTTCGTTTAGGGAATCGTCTACAGGAAGGCGGACCCATCGATCCGGATTCGTTTCGAAGAGGCATCGATTGCCTCAAACGATTTAAGATCCTCGCCGAAAACGCGGGAGCCGAAATCAGAGCGGTTGCTACAAGCGCGTTACGAGAGGCTTCCAATCAGGAAGAATTCTTAGAAGCCGCTTATCAAGAAGCCGGTATATCCATCGACGTAGTGAGCGGTTATGAAGAAGCCCGTTTGATCTACTTCGGAATCCTTCAAGGCATCCCCGTTTTCGATCGGAAGATCATGATGATCGATATCGGCGGCGGAAGTACGGAGATCTTAGTCGGCCACAGAGGCAACATTCTATTCTCCAAAAGTTTTAAGTTAGGGGCCATTCGACTCACCGAAAAATACTTCAAAGAAGAAACTCTTTCCAACTCCGATATACGAAAGTGCAGACTTTATATCGAGGAAATGCTTCTTCCGTTTCGAAAGATTCTCCGGGATTTAAAACCGGATTTGGTCGTGGGTTCTTCGGGAACGATCCAGTCGATCGCGGGAATGATTCTCGCGGCCCGAGGGGAAACCGAGGAAATTCCTTTGAACAATTTCTCCTTCGTTACCTCGGAATTCAAAAAGATCCGCAACCTGATTTTGGAAGCGGACACTTCCAAAAAAAGAGCCAAAATCCCTGGCCTGGATGCAAAACGAGCGGACATCATCGTGGGCGGAACCTTGATCCTCGAGGAAATTTTCGATCTCGCTAACGTTCCCGCGTTGACCGTTTCCGAGTTTGCGCTTCGGGAAGGAATCGTCTACGACGCCATCCGAAAATGGGAACACTTCGAGAATACGGAACATTCCAAACACCTGGACGATATCCGTCAAACCGCTGTTCACAACTTTATGCGCGCCTTTTCCCGGGACGAAGAATATTCCCAGCACGTGGCCGAGTTGAGTCTTCAGATCTTCGATCAGCTGAAACCTCTTCACAAACTCGGACAAGAACAAAGGGAACTTTTGGAAGCCGCTTCCCTTCTTCACGAGATCGGTCAATCGATATCGCATTCCGCGTATCACAAACACAGCTATTATATGATTCGAAATTCGGAGATGCTCGTGGGTTTTACGTTTCTGGAAATCGAGATCATCGCGTTGACCGCGCGTTATCACAGAAAGAATACTCCGAAACCGAAACATCGGGAGTTCAACAAACTCGCGGAAAAAAACCGGAGCCTCGTTTTACAACTCTCCGCGATCCTAAGAATCAGCTCCGCGTTAAACCGAAATCGAGGCGGACTCGTTTCTTCCGTACAGTGCAGGATCGAAAAGAATCGAATCCAGTTCGCATTAAAAACGAACAAGGGTTACGATCCTTCTTTGGAAATCTGGGCCGCGGAGGAACAAAAAGAAGCCTTCGAGGAAACCTTCGGATATTCGGTCGCGTTTACGACCGCACCGTAA
- the mreC gene encoding rod shape-determining protein MreC — MLWFQLSRSKETVSLLFCVLFSILSLTFRSNVIVRGIASFQRVGDIVSGSIDSFGGFFKGAYNKLESFETVRKERDSCVAVMEDYKLLPQDLEKANRENDTLRKELRFQSRQKYASLKAEVLSVRLNSIYRTIIIDKGADAGLKPYMPVTARAVDQKGAIIEALVGKVIAVTGGSAVVQPLINSNFNMGVSMPDTNLWANLSGNSGRGTEALLNYIDSGIIIDPRVFGEYPMGPSEMIQYTESLSKIGKPVYTSGGGGVFPAGIPVGIITEEGQRNGSFKTAFLKPFVRFEMLESVTIILKLPEKWLETWPEGQNITIENPYFGELNYPGEDRQKENQSKNPLSPNGNKPQTNAPKNPGAAPSEDDLQ, encoded by the coding sequence ATGTTATGGTTTCAACTCAGCCGAAGTAAAGAGACTGTCTCTCTCCTCTTTTGCGTTCTATTCTCCATTCTTTCCTTAACCTTCCGAAGCAACGTAATCGTACGAGGAATCGCAAGTTTCCAAAGAGTCGGAGATATCGTATCCGGCTCCATCGATTCCTTCGGCGGATTTTTCAAAGGCGCGTATAACAAATTAGAATCTTTTGAAACCGTTCGTAAGGAAAGGGATTCTTGCGTCGCGGTCATGGAAGATTATAAACTTCTTCCTCAGGATTTGGAAAAAGCGAATCGCGAGAATGATACGCTTCGCAAAGAACTTCGTTTTCAAAGCAGACAAAAATACGCGAGTTTAAAGGCGGAAGTTTTATCCGTTCGATTGAATTCGATCTATAGAACCATCATCATCGACAAAGGCGCCGACGCGGGACTCAAACCCTATATGCCGGTGACCGCAAGAGCCGTGGATCAAAAGGGCGCGATCATCGAAGCGCTTGTCGGTAAAGTGATCGCGGTTACGGGCGGATCGGCGGTCGTACAACCTCTCATCAACTCCAACTTCAACATGGGAGTATCGATGCCCGATACGAATCTTTGGGCCAATCTTTCCGGAAACTCGGGAAGAGGAACCGAAGCTCTTTTGAATTATATCGACAGCGGAATCATCATCGATCCGAGAGTCTTCGGAGAATATCCGATGGGACCGAGCGAGATGATTCAATACACGGAGTCCTTGAGTAAAATCGGAAAACCGGTTTATACTTCCGGCGGGGGAGGAGTTTTTCCCGCGGGAATTCCCGTGGGAATCATTACCGAAGAAGGACAAAGAAACGGAAGTTTCAAAACCGCATTCTTAAAACCGTTCGTTCGTTTCGAGATGCTCGAAAGTGTAACGATCATTCTCAAGTTGCCCGAAAAATGGCTCGAGACTTGGCCGGAAGGACAAAACATCACGATCGAAAATCCGTATTTCGGAGAACTCAATTATCCGGGAGAGGATCGTCAAAAAGAGAATCAATCCAAAAATCCTCTTTCGCCTAACGGCAATAAGCCGCAGACAAACGCGCCGAAAAATCCGGGCGCGGCTCCGAGCGAGGACGACCTGCAATGA
- a CDS encoding DUF4349 domain-containing protein translates to MNPKFKLGAAIAGGIFIFLFFFRLAYGYAYGSKTAGSDLSYNIQSGANGEGAFYKQNIASKKIRYENAGSPPKSVDQKYEKVATIESQSSEIEEDEKKVRELINKSGSIIQNENSSGLKQRKNRIVKLAVGVPPEKFDELVDQFKQIGKSLLLTIDKKDKTNEYKDLQAKKESLLKTRNSLNSLKSKGGRIDEFVTLENRILEIEDEIQKLGISLGEFDSENEFCTVLLTLYENKSSDEIGIFHRIKVALEWTIKYYLLLSFCFLFAVLSVHYSFPVLERIRALVTKKSGS, encoded by the coding sequence ATGAATCCAAAATTCAAACTCGGCGCGGCGATCGCGGGCGGAATTTTTATATTCTTATTTTTCTTTCGTCTCGCCTACGGATACGCATACGGTTCCAAAACCGCTGGATCGGATCTCTCTTACAACATACAATCCGGAGCAAACGGAGAAGGTGCGTTCTACAAACAAAACATCGCCTCCAAAAAGATCCGATACGAAAACGCCGGATCTCCTCCGAAAAGTGTGGATCAAAAATACGAAAAGGTTGCGACCATAGAATCCCAATCCTCCGAGATCGAAGAAGACGAAAAGAAAGTCCGCGAGCTCATCAACAAATCCGGCTCGATCATTCAGAATGAAAACAGCTCGGGTCTCAAACAAAGAAAAAATCGAATCGTCAAACTCGCGGTCGGAGTTCCTCCCGAAAAATTCGACGAACTCGTGGATCAATTCAAACAAATCGGAAAATCCCTTCTTTTGACGATCGACAAAAAAGATAAGACCAACGAATACAAGGATCTTCAGGCAAAAAAAGAATCTCTTTTGAAAACGAGAAATTCTTTGAACTCTCTTAAAAGCAAGGGTGGAAGAATCGACGAGTTCGTAACTCTCGAAAATCGGATTTTGGAAATCGAGGATGAGATTCAAAAACTGGGGATCAGTTTGGGAGAATTCGATTCCGAAAACGAATTCTGCACCGTCTTACTCACGTTATACGAAAATAAATCCTCGGACGAGATCGGAATTTTTCACCGGATCAAGGTTGCGCTCGAATGGACGATCAAGTATTATCTTCTTTTGTCTTTCTGTTTCCTTTTTGCGGTTTTGTCGGTTCATTATTCGTTTCCTGTTTTGGAAAGAATCCGCGCCCTCGTTACGAAAAAGTCGGGTTCTTGA
- a CDS encoding SLBB domain-containing protein codes for MKITVRMIGLLVLFLSVGFLLRRNRDWVRSIFEPESISAAIRGNINKPGVYKLKAGDTLADLIFAAGGVKKNTSIELDLNREILDGQVIELKE; via the coding sequence ATGAAAATAACCGTCCGAATGATCGGCTTATTGGTTTTATTTCTAAGTGTCGGATTTCTTTTGAGAAGAAACCGGGACTGGGTTCGAAGCATATTCGAACCCGAAAGTATTTCCGCGGCGATCCGTGGAAATATAAACAAACCCGGGGTTTATAAACTCAAAGCGGGGGATACTCTCGCGGATTTGATTTTCGCCGCGGGCGGCGTTAAAAAAAACACTTCGATTGAACTGGACCTGAACCGGGAAATCCTGGATGGACAGGTCATTGAATTGAAAGAATAA
- the mrdA gene encoding penicillin-binding protein 2, which translates to MLGGAQSASEYRLERSFRLRLYIFSGLVVFTLAAFIFQLFNLQIFNGTDNALKAEKFVRKSEIMPAARGQMFDRNFLTPETSMALVSNYSSLDAVLNTSLFKYDPASVKTFIHEFARTLSIPISYYEDELIEPRFSRNLKSKKPIVLLEGITTAQQERISVFDNISKYIILLPSPRRIYKMGPALAHVTGYIGKPTRDDLVTGEIKSYQYLGKNGLELEYDSELRGVDGFRIQKRSSEGNIEEERVVEHSSPGNNLILTIDKDIQIAAHKALKGSRGTAIAVKVATGEILAMASNPSYDPNILSGKNKADRTGHFKRVKDNGGFLNLAIQSKFPPASTYKTLVALAALESQHKIGYTPETSYSCNGSFVLKSTFAGVPDQVFMCWEKGGHGTNDLAHALQKSCSVYFYNLGYKLGSDAILNYSRLFGLENKSKVDLPGEITGFVPSSAWKKRTYGTKWFDGDTINLSIGQGFISSTPMGMALFYMGLLNRGQIYQPYVVSEIRDPVDNSIINRTTPQILRDIPINQSSVEAIKEGLKLVVKSGTAAYVLNKPFLPDIAGKTGTAQTRRRGASGSNHAWFVGYAPANAPASEQVLIVVFVEYGVGGAAGAAPVAREMFHAAFPPGTFKKSQDIAPPSSPSTGQEGTLEAR; encoded by the coding sequence TTGTTAGGCGGAGCGCAGTCTGCGTCGGAATACCGTCTTGAAAGAAGTTTCCGTCTTCGTCTTTATATCTTTTCCGGGCTCGTAGTTTTTACGTTAGCCGCGTTTATCTTTCAGCTTTTTAATCTTCAGATTTTCAACGGAACGGACAACGCTCTCAAAGCGGAGAAGTTCGTAAGAAAGAGCGAGATCATGCCCGCGGCTCGGGGCCAAATGTTCGATCGGAATTTTCTTACGCCGGAAACTTCGATGGCTCTCGTTTCGAATTATTCTTCCTTGGACGCGGTTTTAAATACGTCCTTGTTTAAATACGATCCCGCATCGGTAAAAACGTTCATTCACGAATTTGCAAGAACGCTTTCGATTCCGATTTCGTATTACGAAGACGAACTGATCGAACCGCGATTTTCCAGAAATCTCAAATCCAAAAAACCGATCGTTCTTTTGGAAGGGATCACCACCGCTCAACAGGAAAGAATATCAGTATTCGATAATATATCAAAATACATCATTCTTCTTCCTTCTCCGAGAAGAATCTACAAGATGGGACCCGCGCTCGCGCACGTCACGGGTTATATCGGAAAACCGACAAGGGACGATCTCGTAACCGGAGAAATCAAATCCTATCAATATCTCGGTAAGAACGGTCTCGAACTCGAATACGATTCCGAACTTCGGGGTGTGGACGGATTTAGAATTCAAAAACGAAGTTCCGAAGGAAACATCGAAGAAGAACGCGTGGTGGAACATTCTTCCCCGGGTAATAATTTAATTCTTACGATCGATAAGGACATTCAGATCGCCGCTCACAAGGCCCTCAAAGGCAGCAGAGGAACCGCGATCGCGGTGAAGGTTGCAACCGGAGAAATTCTTGCGATGGCATCCAATCCGAGTTACGATCCGAACATTCTTTCGGGTAAGAATAAAGCGGATCGAACCGGCCACTTCAAACGTGTAAAAGACAACGGCGGATTTTTAAATCTTGCGATTCAATCCAAGTTCCCTCCCGCTTCGACATATAAAACGTTAGTCGCACTTGCCGCTCTTGAAAGTCAGCACAAGATCGGTTATACTCCGGAAACTTCTTATTCGTGTAACGGTAGTTTTGTGCTTAAGTCTACGTTCGCCGGCGTTCCCGATCAGGTTTTTATGTGTTGGGAAAAGGGCGGTCACGGAACCAACGATCTCGCGCACGCTCTTCAAAAATCCTGTTCGGTTTATTTTTACAATCTCGGATACAAGCTCGGTTCCGATGCGATCTTGAATTATTCCCGTCTTTTCGGATTGGAAAACAAATCCAAGGTCGATCTTCCCGGAGAGATCACCGGTTTTGTTCCTTCTTCCGCTTGGAAAAAAAGAACTTACGGAACCAAGTGGTTCGACGGAGATACGATCAACTTGTCCATCGGTCAGGGTTTTATTTCCTCGACTCCGATGGGAATGGCCTTGTTTTATATGGGCTTACTCAATCGCGGACAAATCTATCAACCGTACGTAGTGAGCGAAATCCGCGATCCCGTGGATAACTCCATCATCAATAGAACCACTCCTCAAATCCTAAGAGACATTCCGATCAATCAGTCTTCGGTCGAGGCGATCAAAGAAGGATTGAAACTTGTGGTCAAAAGCGGAACTGCCGCATACGTTTTAAATAAACCGTTCTTACCCGATATCGCAGGAAAGACGGGAACGGCTCAAACCAGAAGAAGAGGCGCGTCCGGTTCGAACCACGCTTGGTTTGTGGGTTACGCACCCGCAAACGCGCCCGCCAGCGAACAAGTGTTAATCGTGGTGTTCGTGGAATACGGAGTCGGTGGGGCCGCGGGAGCCGCACCGGTTGCAAGAGAAATGTTTCACGCCGCGTTCCCGCCGGGAACATTCAAAAAATCGCAAGATATAGCTCCACCTTCTTCACCGTCGACCGGACAGGAGGGAACGCTTGAAGCCAGATAA
- the atpC gene encoding ATP synthase F1 subunit epsilon: MSAHKLNVSVISPEKILYKGEVDSLVVPGNEGFFGILPNHAPLVAVLGIGVLEIRKGDKIKALSVEGGFIEVKENSISILTDHGALKEDIDLETEKKALAEAEKLPPSASKNLLLQKTKTRILVASR; this comes from the coding sequence ATGTCCGCACATAAACTGAACGTATCCGTAATCTCTCCCGAAAAGATCCTCTATAAGGGAGAGGTGGACTCACTCGTAGTTCCCGGCAACGAAGGATTCTTCGGAATCCTTCCCAACCACGCGCCGCTCGTCGCGGTTCTCGGAATCGGCGTTCTGGAAATCCGTAAGGGCGACAAGATCAAGGCGCTTTCCGTGGAAGGCGGCTTTATCGAAGTGAAGGAAAACTCGATCAGCATTCTCACGGATCACGGCGCTTTGAAAGAAGACATCGATCTGGAAACAGAGAAAAAGGCATTGGCGGAAGCCGAAAAATTACCTCCGTCCGCATCTAAAAATCTTCTCCTCCAAAAAACAAAAACCCGAATTTTAGTCGCATCGCGCTAA
- a CDS encoding MBOAT family O-acyltransferase, protein MLFNSLNFLVFFFIFYVIYLRLGTIGQNRLLFFGGLFFYGFWKPEMVLLLLFCIAFNYAGGIRLGNLEGRDRSRFFTFLISLNLGILIFFKYILFLLSIWNDTLGVVLPKSAVALPEILLPVGISFYTFHNISYLSDIRSGKILPCKNFIRFGVYDLFFPLLLAGPIERPDSLLPQIETERRITSEGFLSGAVLFLWGIFKKVFIGDHLLLFTGKAMEAGMQLPPGMILWIAFCFAFQVYADFSGYTDAARGLAKMMGFRLSLNFNFPFISSSPSEFWKRWHISLSTWLRDYLYIPLGGNRVSVFRQNVNLMIVWVLGGLWHGATYGYLVWGCYCGLQVVGYNLFQKYVLRFVSSNILILEWTLKLFGVLLTFWMFALGLLLFQVRSPGELWVLVLNAIGGGYWNPIFALKLFFLLSPLILVEPWMILSSGTDSFLERIVSRPHRWIPLSFGVAVLFFLFGVFEKKEFFYFQF, encoded by the coding sequence ATGTTATTCAATTCTCTGAATTTTCTCGTTTTCTTTTTTATCTTTTACGTTATCTATCTTCGTCTCGGAACCATCGGACAAAACCGTCTTTTGTTTTTCGGAGGATTGTTCTTTTACGGTTTTTGGAAACCGGAAATGGTTCTTCTTCTTTTGTTCTGCATCGCGTTCAACTACGCGGGAGGAATTCGTCTCGGTAACTTAGAAGGCCGCGACCGCTCTCGATTTTTCACTTTTTTGATTTCCTTAAATTTAGGGATTCTGATTTTCTTTAAGTATATTCTGTTTTTATTAAGTATTTGGAACGATACTCTCGGAGTCGTTTTGCCGAAATCGGCCGTCGCCTTGCCTGAAATTCTTCTTCCGGTTGGAATTTCGTTTTATACGTTCCACAATATCAGTTATCTTTCGGATATACGTTCCGGAAAAATTCTTCCCTGCAAAAACTTTATCCGCTTTGGAGTTTACGATCTATTCTTTCCTTTGCTTCTTGCGGGACCGATCGAAAGACCGGATTCGCTTTTGCCTCAGATCGAGACCGAAAGAAGAATAACGAGCGAAGGATTTTTATCCGGCGCCGTTCTTTTCTTGTGGGGAATTTTCAAGAAGGTCTTTATCGGAGATCATCTTTTGCTTTTTACGGGGAAGGCGATGGAAGCGGGAATGCAATTGCCGCCCGGAATGATTTTGTGGATCGCGTTTTGTTTCGCCTTTCAGGTTTATGCGGACTTCAGCGGTTATACGGACGCGGCGCGGGGACTCGCAAAGATGATGGGCTTTCGTCTTTCTCTCAACTTTAACTTTCCGTTTATCTCTTCGAGTCCTTCCGAATTTTGGAAACGCTGGCATATCTCCTTGTCCACTTGGTTGCGCGATTATCTTTACATTCCTTTGGGTGGTAACCGAGTTTCGGTGTTTAGACAGAACGTAAATCTGATGATCGTATGGGTTTTGGGAGGATTGTGGCACGGAGCCACTTACGGCTATCTGGTATGGGGTTGTTATTGCGGACTTCAAGTGGTCGGATACAATCTGTTTCAAAAATACGTTCTTAGATTCGTTTCTTCGAATATTCTAATTTTAGAATGGACTTTGAAGTTGTTCGGAGTTTTGCTCACGTTTTGGATGTTTGCGCTCGGGCTTTTGTTGTTTCAGGTTCGTTCCCCAGGAGAACTTTGGGTCTTGGTTTTGAATGCGATCGGAGGAGGGTATTGGAATCCGATCTTTGCGCTCAAGTTGTTCTTTTTGTTATCTCCGTTGATTTTGGTGGAACCTTGGATGATCCTTTCCAGTGGAACGGATTCGTTTTTGGAAAGAATCGTTTCGAGGCCGCATCGATGGATTCCCTTGTCGTTCGGAGTAGCGGTTTTATTTTTTCTTTTCGGAGTGTTTGAAAAGAAAGAATTTTTTTACTTTCAGTTTTAG
- a CDS encoding DNA alkylation repair protein produces MNVEEVMKELKKLGSESVKKIFLNHGAKGEIFGVKVGDLKKLQKKIKKDNELSLGLYKTGNVDAMYLAGLIADEKRIQKKDLQSWVKNAGSPMISECTVAWIAAESDHGWELAREWIESDQEGIASSGWSTFSSLLSIVPDEQIDKKEISKLLKRVETKIHKSKNRVKYCMNGFVIAVGGFYKELSEEALETAKRIGTVEVFTGKTACNVPEAREYILKIKKMGKIGNKKKMARC; encoded by the coding sequence ATGAACGTCGAAGAAGTCATGAAAGAACTGAAAAAACTCGGATCGGAATCCGTTAAAAAGATTTTTCTCAACCACGGAGCCAAAGGAGAAATTTTCGGCGTTAAGGTCGGAGATCTGAAAAAATTACAGAAGAAGATCAAAAAGGATAACGAACTTTCTCTCGGTCTTTATAAAACCGGAAACGTGGACGCGATGTATCTCGCCGGTTTGATCGCGGACGAAAAACGAATTCAAAAAAAAGATCTTCAATCTTGGGTAAAGAACGCCGGATCGCCTATGATCAGTGAATGCACAGTCGCGTGGATCGCGGCGGAAAGCGATCACGGTTGGGAGCTCGCAAGAGAATGGATCGAATCCGATCAGGAAGGAATCGCGTCTTCGGGTTGGAGCACTTTTTCCAGTTTGTTATCGATCGTTCCCGACGAACAAATCGACAAAAAAGAAATTTCCAAACTTCTCAAACGAGTCGAAACGAAAATTCACAAATCCAAAAACCGCGTGAAATATTGTATGAACGGTTTTGTCATCGCGGTCGGCGGCTTTTACAAGGAACTTTCCGAAGAAGCGTTGGAAACCGCAAAAAGAATCGGAACCGTTGAAGTGTTTACGGGAAAAACCGCTTGCAACGTTCCCGAAGCCCGCGAATACATTTTAAAGATCAAAAAGATGGGGAAGATCGGAAACAAAAAAAAGATGGCTCGTTGTTAA
- a CDS encoding rod shape-determining protein, giving the protein MIFDNLYALFSNDMGIDLGTANTLVHVKGQGIVLSEPSVVAVHAATGKVLAVGQEAKRMLGRTPGEIVAIRPMKDGVIADFETVEKMIRYFIAKVHNRTTFVKPRIVIGVPSGITEVERRAVRESAEQAGAREIFLIEEALAAAIGANIPINEPAGNMIVDIGGGTTEIAVISLGGMVIAESIRTGGDEFDEAIIKYLRNQYNLVVGERTAEDIKLTIGNAYPEKKAETMEVRGRDAISGLPRTLELESNEIRKALKEPTDEILDGIKRVLERTPPELASDIVERGIVLTGGGCLLRGLETYLSKETGVPVFRAENPLTCVVLGTGKYLDELKYIKPGIR; this is encoded by the coding sequence ATGATATTTGATAATCTCTATGCCCTCTTTTCCAACGATATGGGAATCGACCTGGGGACGGCAAATACTCTGGTGCATGTAAAAGGACAAGGGATCGTTCTTTCCGAACCTTCCGTAGTTGCGGTTCACGCGGCCACCGGTAAAGTTCTCGCAGTAGGGCAGGAAGCAAAACGTATGCTTGGTAGAACCCCCGGAGAGATCGTTGCGATCCGTCCGATGAAAGACGGGGTAATCGCCGACTTCGAAACCGTCGAAAAAATGATCCGTTATTTTATCGCTAAAGTGCACAACCGCACCACTTTCGTAAAACCGAGAATCGTGATCGGAGTTCCGTCCGGAATTACCGAGGTGGAAAGACGCGCCGTTCGCGAATCGGCGGAACAAGCGGGCGCGCGAGAAATCTTCCTCATAGAAGAAGCGCTTGCCGCTGCGATCGGAGCAAACATCCCGATCAACGAACCTGCGGGAAATATGATCGTGGATATCGGCGGTGGAACCACCGAGATCGCTGTCATTTCTTTAGGGGGAATGGTAATCGCGGAATCCATCCGTACGGGTGGGGACGAGTTCGACGAAGCAATCATAAAATATCTCAGAAACCAATACAACCTGGTCGTCGGGGAAAGAACCGCGGAAGATATCAAACTTACGATCGGGAACGCTTACCCTGAAAAGAAAGCGGAGACGATGGAAGTACGTGGTCGGGATGCGATCTCCGGTTTACCGAGAACTCTCGAACTGGAATCCAACGAGATCCGCAAAGCACTCAAGGAACCGACAGACGAAATTCTCGACGGAATCAAACGAGTTCTGGAAAGAACTCCGCCCGAGCTTGCATCGGATATCGTGGAAAGAGGAATCGTTCTGACCGGAGGCGGTTGTCTTTTGAGAGGATTGGAAACGTATCTTTCTAAGGAAACCGGGGTTCCCGTTTTCCGTGCGGAGAACCCATTGACTTGTGTGGTTCTCGGAACCGGAAAGTATCTCGACGAGTTGAAATACATCAAACCGGGAATCCGTTAA
- the mreD gene encoding rod shape-determining protein MreD: MILEKLVIAVGILIAHFLNGSNLFEIGSAIKPDFMILLVLFFALRRGPLYGLWIGFFGGLLTDSGLGGEIAAGNVVTYKIGLHSLTFCLIGYLVGKFARSAYHENYLSITIYSLLITFVTRVATYYLFSLFFHENMSYSLFFTSIFNALIAPAFFYALTWIYQLDHMGDA, from the coding sequence ATGATCTTAGAAAAACTCGTTATCGCGGTCGGTATCTTAATCGCGCACTTCTTAAACGGTTCCAATCTTTTCGAGATCGGCTCCGCGATCAAACCCGACTTCATGATTCTTCTCGTATTGTTTTTTGCGCTACGAAGAGGTCCTCTCTACGGTCTTTGGATCGGATTTTTCGGAGGTCTTTTGACGGACTCCGGTCTCGGCGGTGAAATCGCCGCCGGCAATGTGGTCACGTATAAGATCGGTTTGCATTCTTTGACGTTTTGTCTGATCGGTTATCTCGTGGGTAAGTTTGCGCGTTCCGCGTATCACGAGAATTATCTTTCGATCACGATCTATTCTTTGTTGATCACGTTCGTTACCCGAGTCGCTACGTATTATCTATTCTCCCTTTTCTTTCACGAGAATATGAGTTATTCCTTATTCTTCACTTCCATCTTCAACGCTCTGATCGCGCCCGCGTTTTTTTACGCTTTGACTTGGATCTATCAATTGGATCACATGGGGGACGCGTAA